In Achromobacter spanius, the following proteins share a genomic window:
- a CDS encoding 5-oxoprolinase/urea amidolyase family protein, which yields MRFLPVNTDALLVELDDLEQTLALFAALQGRPIEGVTELVPAARTVLVVFQPGVVSRAALIADIGARDTSSRVARDGKLIEIPVHYNGEDLDDVARHLGITREEVVRRHTGGTYSVAFTGFAPGFAYLSGGDPTLDVPRRKTPRTRIPAGAVALAGTFSGVYPQASPGGWQILGVTPVAMWDLNRDTPALLQPGYRVRFIDAGVASESDTSATSTTSSASTASAASTTFATPPSAARSTSATSATPALEVVSPGLQAVFEDLGRPGQARQGVAASGAMDRGALRAANRLVGNAPGEAAIEIVYGGFQVRAHGPCVLAVTGAQGNITLRNAAGASWTVPGYQAFAMDDGDTLTLSQPDAGIRYYLAARGGFAVEPVLGSCSTDTLARVGPEPLAAGDRIGIRQAGQGAIVGAPETAPADLPRTDAEVVLDVVLGPRTDWCDADAVALLSRQAWTVTPQSNRVGIRLQGDAPLQRANHAELPSEGTRKGSIQVPASGQPVLFLADHPLTGGYPVIGSVAPWHLDRAAQIPIGARVRLNPISDFVPVDVPAVQVTPT from the coding sequence GTGCGTTTTCTGCCTGTAAACACCGACGCGCTGCTGGTTGAACTAGACGACCTGGAACAGACCCTGGCGCTGTTCGCCGCGCTACAGGGCCGCCCGATTGAAGGGGTGACCGAACTGGTGCCCGCCGCCCGCACCGTGCTGGTGGTGTTCCAGCCCGGCGTGGTCTCACGCGCGGCGCTGATTGCCGATATCGGCGCGCGTGACACGTCCAGCCGCGTGGCGCGCGACGGCAAGCTGATCGAAATTCCCGTCCATTACAACGGCGAAGACCTGGACGACGTGGCGCGGCATCTGGGCATCACGCGCGAAGAAGTCGTGCGCCGCCACACGGGCGGCACCTACAGCGTGGCCTTCACCGGCTTTGCGCCGGGCTTTGCCTACCTGAGCGGTGGCGATCCCACGCTGGACGTCCCGCGCCGCAAGACCCCGCGCACCCGCATCCCGGCAGGCGCCGTGGCGCTGGCGGGTACGTTCAGCGGCGTGTATCCGCAGGCCAGCCCGGGCGGCTGGCAGATCCTGGGCGTGACCCCGGTCGCCATGTGGGATTTGAACCGTGACACGCCCGCGCTGCTGCAACCGGGCTATCGCGTGCGATTTATCGACGCGGGCGTGGCATCAGAGTCGGACACCTCCGCCACATCGACCACATCAAGCGCATCGACGGCATCCGCTGCATCGACCACATTCGCGACACCGCCAAGCGCCGCCCGCTCCACCTCCGCAACATCCGCCACCCCCGCCTTGGAAGTCGTATCGCCCGGCTTGCAAGCCGTGTTCGAAGACCTGGGCCGCCCCGGCCAGGCCCGCCAGGGCGTGGCCGCCTCCGGCGCCATGGACCGGGGCGCGTTGCGCGCCGCGAACCGGCTGGTGGGCAATGCACCCGGTGAGGCCGCCATTGAAATCGTCTACGGCGGTTTCCAGGTGCGCGCCCACGGCCCTTGCGTGTTGGCCGTGACCGGCGCGCAGGGCAACATCACATTGCGCAACGCCGCCGGTGCAAGCTGGACGGTCCCGGGCTACCAAGCTTTTGCCATGGACGACGGCGACACGCTGACCCTGAGCCAACCGGACGCCGGCATCCGCTACTACCTGGCGGCGCGCGGCGGCTTTGCCGTGGAACCCGTGTTGGGCAGTTGCTCTACCGACACCCTGGCCCGCGTCGGCCCCGAACCGCTGGCAGCCGGTGACCGCATCGGCATCCGCCAAGCCGGGCAGGGCGCTATTGTGGGCGCACCCGAAACGGCCCCCGCCGACCTGCCGCGCACAGACGCCGAGGTGGTCCTGGACGTGGTGCTGGGCCCGCGCACCGACTGGTGCGACGCCGACGCGGTGGCGCTGCTGTCGCGCCAGGCCTGGACCGTAACGCCGCAATCCAACCGCGTCGGCATCCGCTTGCAGGGCGACGCGCCGCTGCAACGCGCCAACCATGCCGAACTGCCCAGCGAGGGCACTCGCAAAGGCTCTATCCAGGTTCCCGCCAGCGGCCAGCCCGTGCTGTTCCTGGCCGACCATCCGCTTACCGGCGGCTATCCCGTCATTGGCTCGGTCGCGCCCTGGCATCTGGATCGCGCCGCGCAAATTCCCATCGGCGCGCGCGTGCGCCTGAACCCCATTTCCGACTTCGTTCCGGTTGATGTGCCCGCCGTGCAAGTCACCCCGACATAA
- a CDS encoding acetyl/propionyl/methylcrotonyl-CoA carboxylase subunit alpha, which produces MKKVLIANRGEIAVRIIRACADYGVKSVAVYADADFDALHARMADEAYGLDGDRPADSYLNIDKLLDVARRSGADAVHPGYGFLSESPSFARAVIDAGLTWIGPSPETIERLGDKVQARKIALAVGAPLVAGTADPVNGAEDVLEFAREHGLPIAIKAAFGGGGRGLKVVWRMEDVAELYESAVREAVTAFGRGECYVEQFLDRPRHVEAQVLADQHGNVVVLGTRDCSLQRRNQKLVEEAPAPFLSDDQRQRVHASARDICAHAGYVGAGTVEFLLSASGAISFLEVNTRLQVEHPVTEETCGLDLVVQQLRIADGLPLGFSEAPAPRCHAIEFRINAEDVGRGFLPSPGRIASFAPPSGPGVRVDSGVESGSTIPGTFDSLMAKLIVTGATREQAIARARRALAEFRIEGVASVLPFHRAVLAHDDFLGDASGFKVHTRWIETDFANDLEAAVRPEPLGAVTLHRTAVEIDGRRVSLGLPAELLRGLHAAGAASVDAGQASTANAQSVAAPIAGTIQAWKAEDGATVKEGDLIATMEAMKMEMQVLAHRSGVLKHEAQPGQAVAAGAAIGRID; this is translated from the coding sequence ATGAAGAAAGTCCTGATTGCCAACCGTGGCGAAATCGCCGTCCGCATCATCCGAGCCTGCGCCGACTACGGCGTGAAATCCGTAGCGGTCTATGCCGATGCGGATTTCGATGCGCTGCACGCGCGCATGGCCGACGAGGCCTATGGCCTGGACGGCGACCGTCCTGCGGACTCCTATCTGAATATCGACAAGCTGCTGGACGTAGCGCGTCGCAGCGGCGCGGACGCGGTGCATCCGGGCTACGGCTTTCTGTCGGAAAGCCCCTCGTTTGCCCGTGCGGTGATCGACGCCGGCCTGACCTGGATCGGCCCGTCGCCTGAGACCATCGAACGGCTGGGCGACAAGGTCCAGGCGCGCAAGATTGCACTGGCGGTGGGCGCGCCCCTGGTGGCCGGCACGGCCGACCCGGTCAACGGCGCCGAAGACGTGCTGGAATTTGCACGCGAACACGGCTTGCCCATCGCCATCAAGGCGGCGTTTGGCGGCGGCGGCCGGGGCCTGAAGGTGGTGTGGCGCATGGAAGACGTGGCCGAACTCTATGAGTCGGCCGTGCGCGAAGCCGTCACCGCGTTTGGCCGTGGCGAATGCTATGTCGAACAGTTTTTGGACCGCCCGCGCCACGTCGAAGCGCAGGTGCTGGCGGACCAGCACGGCAACGTGGTGGTGCTGGGCACGCGCGATTGCTCGCTGCAACGCCGCAACCAGAAGCTGGTGGAAGAAGCGCCCGCGCCGTTCCTCAGCGACGACCAGCGTCAGCGCGTCCATGCGTCCGCGCGCGACATCTGCGCGCACGCCGGTTATGTCGGCGCCGGCACTGTCGAGTTCCTGCTGAGCGCGTCGGGCGCCATCTCGTTCCTGGAGGTCAACACGCGCCTGCAAGTCGAGCACCCCGTCACCGAGGAAACCTGCGGGCTGGACCTGGTAGTGCAGCAACTGCGCATCGCCGACGGCCTGCCGCTGGGCTTCAGCGAGGCGCCCGCGCCGCGTTGCCATGCCATTGAATTTCGCATCAACGCCGAAGACGTGGGCCGCGGCTTCCTGCCGTCACCGGGTCGCATCGCCAGCTTTGCGCCGCCGTCCGGCCCTGGCGTGCGCGTGGACAGCGGCGTGGAATCGGGCTCGACCATTCCAGGCACCTTCGATTCGCTGATGGCCAAGCTGATCGTCACCGGGGCCACCCGCGAGCAAGCCATTGCCCGCGCCCGCCGCGCGCTGGCCGAGTTCCGCATCGAAGGCGTGGCGTCCGTGCTGCCGTTTCACCGCGCGGTGTTGGCGCATGACGACTTCCTGGGCGACGCATCGGGCTTCAAGGTGCACACGCGCTGGATCGAAACCGACTTCGCCAACGACCTGGAAGCCGCCGTGCGCCCGGAGCCGCTGGGCGCCGTGACGCTGCATCGCACGGCCGTGGAAATCGACGGCCGCCGCGTGTCGCTGGGCCTGCCCGCCGAACTGCTGCGCGGCCTGCATGCCGCCGGGGCAGCCTCGGTGGACGCCGGCCAAGCCAGCACGGCCAACGCCCAAAGCGTAGCCGCGCCCATCGCCGGCACCATCCAGGCGTGGAAGGCCGAGGACGGCGCCACGGTGAAAGAGGGCGATCTGATCGCCACGATGGAAGCCATGAAAATGGAAATGCAGGTGTTGGCGCATCGCAGCGGCGTGCTCAAGCACGAAGCGCAACCGGGCCAGGCCGTGGCGGCAGGCGCGGCGATCGGGCGCATCGACTAA
- a CDS encoding efflux transporter outer membrane subunit, which translates to MLPRKHAVPLFLSSLLLAGCAVGPDYQQPDTASAPHFMGQAAIQARQAPAAADARVWWQGFHDPLLTQLVERALNQNLDIAQAVARVAQSRAGLRSATAALLPSAAVAGQAARARQSLETPQGQLLNATPDYNRYGDYYELGLNAGWEVDLFGGLQRQREAAVANYQGAEAGVAAARLAVAAQTADIYVLIRGLQTRLDIAREQVKTRSQLLATVQLQFDKGLAAELQVHQSTGALAEVRATVPVLEDGLSAAMNALDVLLGEPPGSNRALLAASAPIPLPPAIADTGTPADLLRRRPDLIAAERQLAATNAGIGAAIAEYYPTFSLGAVLGTATTLSGNLFNDSANQMQGMLGLRWRLFDFGRIEADIANARGRNAEALAAYRLAVLRASEDVENAFSALVKREQQSRYLAEGVDALTQARTSSFLAYQNGIVSLIEVLDADSAVLRTRDASAQAQTESARAAIASYRALGGGWERPL; encoded by the coding sequence ATGCTGCCCCGTAAACATGCTGTGCCGCTGTTTCTCTCAAGCTTGCTTCTGGCAGGTTGTGCTGTCGGCCCCGATTATCAGCAGCCCGATACGGCGTCAGCCCCGCATTTTATGGGACAGGCCGCGATCCAGGCGCGGCAGGCGCCGGCCGCTGCCGATGCCCGGGTATGGTGGCAAGGGTTTCATGATCCGCTGCTGACCCAATTGGTGGAGCGCGCACTTAACCAGAACCTGGACATTGCGCAGGCCGTGGCGCGCGTGGCCCAGTCGCGCGCGGGTCTGCGCAGCGCCACCGCCGCGTTGCTGCCGTCGGCCGCCGTGGCGGGCCAGGCCGCCCGTGCGCGCCAGTCCCTGGAAACCCCGCAGGGCCAGTTGCTGAACGCCACGCCCGACTACAACCGCTATGGCGACTATTACGAGCTGGGCTTGAACGCCGGCTGGGAGGTCGACCTGTTCGGCGGCCTGCAACGCCAACGTGAAGCCGCCGTCGCCAACTACCAAGGCGCCGAAGCCGGTGTTGCCGCCGCCCGGCTTGCCGTGGCGGCGCAAACCGCCGACATCTACGTCTTGATCCGTGGATTGCAGACCCGCCTGGACATCGCCCGTGAACAGGTCAAGACCCGCAGCCAATTGCTTGCCACCGTGCAACTGCAATTCGACAAAGGGCTCGCCGCGGAACTCCAGGTACATCAGTCGACAGGCGCGCTGGCCGAAGTGCGCGCCACCGTGCCCGTACTGGAAGACGGCCTGTCGGCCGCCATGAACGCGCTGGACGTGCTGCTGGGCGAGCCGCCCGGCAGCAATCGCGCCCTGCTGGCCGCCAGCGCGCCCATCCCCTTGCCGCCCGCCATTGCAGACACCGGCACCCCGGCCGACCTGCTGCGCCGCCGCCCTGACCTGATCGCGGCCGAACGCCAGCTTGCCGCTACCAACGCCGGTATTGGCGCGGCGATCGCCGAGTACTACCCAACATTCTCGCTAGGCGCGGTGCTTGGCACCGCCACCACCCTGTCCGGCAACCTGTTCAACGACAGCGCCAACCAGATGCAAGGCATGCTTGGCCTGCGCTGGCGCCTGTTCGACTTCGGCCGTATCGAAGCCGACATCGCAAACGCCCGTGGCCGCAACGCCGAAGCGCTGGCGGCCTACCGCCTGGCGGTGCTGCGCGCTTCCGAAGATGTGGAAAACGCCTTCTCGGCCCTGGTCAAACGTGAACAGCAGTCGCGCTACCTGGCCGAAGGCGTGGACGCGCTGACGCAGGCGCGCACAAGCTCATTCCTTGCCTACCAGAACGGCATCGTCAGCCTGATCGAAGTGCTGGACGCCGACAGCGCCGTGCTACGCACCCGCGATGCCAGCGCACAGGCGCAAACCGAGTCGGCGCGCGCGGCCATTGCGTCTTACCGCGCCTTGGGCGGGGGCTGGGAACGCCCCCTATAG